CCCCCCAGCAGAATAATACTACCTTCAAGAAAACCGCCTCCCAGAACCCTGTCCAGTTCCGGAATCCCTGTTGCATAACGCCGTGCATCTTCTCCGGTATTGATGAGATGGAAAGTGGATTTCCCGGCTTTGGATGTCCGTTTTTGAAGGGGAGAAACCGGTACAGAAACCTTCTCTTCCAGTGTATTCCATTCACCGCACTGTGGACACTGTCCCATCCATTTGGGAAATTCGGCTCCGCAGTTGGAGCAGATATAGATGATTTTATTCTTCTTCGGCATCTGTTCTCACTTATTTTCTGACATTTTTCACAAGACGTTTTCAAAAACTGATTTTATTTAGAAACGCCGTAATTTAAGGATTCAAAACTTCTTTTTTCCTTAATTTCCTATTTTCCCAATCTTATTCTATGAAATTAATGACATGTTTTCTAATATTCGATACATGCAAAGAGAGAATATTTCTGAAATAATTGAAAATCCGAAAAGCCGGATTCTGAAACAAAGCACAGTAAGCATCACTGAAAGAGTATAGCATGAAAGTTATTATTGTCGGAGGGGGAATTATTGGAAGCACCTGGCTTCTACTTTAACCCATGAAGGACACGAGGTTTTTTTAATAGAGAAAAATGCCGAAATTGCTAATCAGATAGACGACAAAATTGATGCTAAGACTATTGTTGGTGAAGGGACCAATCCAGAGATATTGAAAGCAGCCCATGTGGAAGAAGCAGATCTGGTTATTGCTGTTACAACTTCCGATGAAACGAATCTGGTCATTGCCTCGTTAGCAGCACTTTATGGTGCAAAACAAAGAATTGCCAGGGTCCGTGACATGGCATTGACGCATGCTCTTCATGAACTGGGTTTATCCAAATTCCATATTAACGAACTGATTAATCCTGAGAATATTGCCTCCCGATCAATTGTCCGGGCTGTTGAATCACCAGGCGCCATCGAAGTGGCTGATTTTGCCCATGGAGAGATATATTTCAGAGCTTTTAATATATCAGAGAACTCTACATTATGTGATCTCAAACTGGACGAACTGGATCATGATAATTTTCCCTGGCCTTTTTTAATTACAGCCATCAAAAGAGGCCGGTCAGTCATTATTCCCAAAGGGAATACCCAGATAAAAGCGGATGACAGGATATATTGCCTATTACTCCCATCCTCAGCAGCAGAATTTCTTACTTTTATTAATCCGGATGTAAAAAAGGTCCGAAAAGTTATCATATACGGAGCGACTTATATTGGACAGCATGTGGCGAAAACCATATCTAAAAGTGTAAAAAAAGTCATACTATTGGAAGAAGACAGCCGAAAAGCCCAGATCGTTGCCGGGCTTTTAAACGACGTTCTGGTTATCTCTGGATCACCTTCTGATGCCACAATACTCCAAGAAGCAGGTATTGAAACAGCAGATGTTTTTATTGCCCTGAGCGACGATGAACATTCGAACCTGATCAGTGCCGTTTTAGCTAAGAAATTGGGGGCACAAACAACCATCATAACAACAAAACACCCGGATTTTATAGCCATTATGGATAACCTGGCCATAGATGTTGTCATCAATCCCCGCTATCTTGCTGCTGATCAAATTACCCGATGGGTTCGTGGCGAGGGGATCACTGCCATGACAAAATTGATGGAAATTGATGCTGAAATCCTTGAACTCATTCCCGAAGAGAATTCACCCATCACCCAAGCACCATTAAAGGATCTGACGTTGCCAAAAGAAACACTCGTCGGCGCAGTTTACAGGAATCACGAGGCAATTCTGGCATCGGGAAAACTCCAAATCAATCCTGGAGAACTTGTTATTGTTTTTTGTCGCAGGTTCAATGAACGTAAACTCAGAAAAATGTTTAAAGCAACAAAATGAATAAAAATCTATGAACCTTAAGCTTGTCCTGAACATTATTTCCCGAATTCTTATCTTTTTTTCCGTTGTACTTCTGGTTCCTTTAGCCTGGGGATTGAGAGATGATCCGGGAAGTTCTGAAGTATGTGCATTTATCTACACCATTCTCATCAGCCTGACTCTATCCCTGATTTTACGGCTTGTCAGCAGATCATCCATGGAACATATTGACACACTTCAAACGAAAGATGGATTATCGGTGGTGGGGTTATCGTGGATCATTTTGTCCCTGCTGGGTGCACTTCCTTTTTATTTTTCCCATGCTATGCCAACTTTTACAGATGCCTATTTTGAAACAGTTAGTGGATTTACTACAACAGGAGCTTCAATTTTAACAGATATTGAAAGGCTGTCCCGTGGACTTCTTTTTTGGAGAAGTATGACTCACTGGCTTGGAGGCATGGGATTAATTGTTTTATATCTGGCAATCCTTCCATTTTTGGGTAGTAATGCCTATCAGCTTTATAAAGCAGAAGCTCCAGGACTGACAGCTGAAAAAATTCAACCCCGGATGAAAGAAACGGCCAAAGTTCTTTGGGGCGTCTACTTTATTTTTACAATTGCCGAAACAGTACTGCTAATGGTTGGGGGGATGACGTTGTTTGACGCATTATGCCACACATTCGGAACCCTGGCCACCGGAGGTTTTTCAACACGAAATGCCAGCATCGGAGCTTTCAGCCCATATATTCAATGGATTGTTATTGTTTTTATGTTTTTATCAGGAATTAATTTCATGCTTCATTACAGTGCACTGAAAGGAAATATCAAAGCCTATTTTAGAAATGAGGAATTCCGGTATTTTGTTGGAATTATTATCGTCACTTCTCTTTTATTTACGATCATACTATCCCGCAACAGTCCTTTGGAGTCTCCATTCAGACATGCGGTTTTTCAAGTGGTTTCTATTATGACAACTACTGGTTTCGTCACAACCGATTTTGATCTATGGCCCTATGCACTACGATATATTCTCATTTTACTCATGTTTATCGGGGCCTCAGGTGGTTCTACCGGCGGTGGAATGAAAGTCGTTCGAATTGTCTCTTCCATTAAAATTGTCATAAGCTATATTCACAGGGCAATCTATCCAAATGCTGTCATCCCGGTCCGTTTCAATAAAAAGCCCCTCTCTTCCAACTTGATTGCAGCCATAGTTGTATACTTTATCATTTATATCCTCTTATTTACCTTCGGGACATTATTGATCACATTCACTGAAAGGTGTGATCTGGTAACGGCTTTTTCTGCTTCCATTGCCTCCCTCAGCAATATTGGTCCAGGACTTGGAAAGGTGGGAGCTACACAAAACTATCAATGGATGAGTATCTCCGGTAAATGGATTCTTTCTTTTCTCATGCTGGCAGGCCGGTTGGAACTTTATTCAATATTGATTTTATTTATTCCGGCAACCTGGAAAAAATAAATTGCTTTAAGAATAACCACTGTCTCTTTGATTTAAAAGATCATAAAATTCCAAAAGGTTTGAACAGTAATAATTCATTTGCCATAATATTGATTATTTTGCATTTTTACACGCCATGAGACATCAACCTCTTTTTTAAAAGACAGGTACGACAATGAAGCATCCACTTCCCCGGTGGGAATGGCGGGTTTTCGACAAGGATCTGTCATCCCTTGAAAAACCGCCTGCTTTCCATGAACCGGAATCTGTTCAGAAAAGCACTGATATGTATTTTGTATCCCTGGCAAGTGAAGATAACATTAAAATCCGTCATCACACACTGGATATCAAACGGTTACTTCAAACCAACAAGCATGGATTTGAACAGTGGACACCCATTCTGAAAGAAGTTTTTCCCATCCCAAAAGAGACAACGGATGCTGTATGGAAAGGGTTATCGGTTTCCTTTGAAGCGCCAGCAACTTTTCCCTTATCCCTGAATCATTTCCTGAATACTTTGAAAAAGGATGCTCATATTGCATCCATAACAGTAGAAAAAGAGCGGAACCGGTACACGATTGACGGATGCATGGGAGAATACTCACAGATATGGGTGAATGGATCACGTTATGAAACCATCGCCCTGGAACATCCTGATGACAGCCACTTATACCTAACGCTTCAATCCCTGGGCTGGGAGTCACGGTCAAACATGAATTATATTTATTTTTTAAAATCGATTTTGAATAAACACAATAAATCCGGAGAAGACCCATTATGAGTGTTGAAATAGAGCGGAAATTTCTGGTAAAGGGCAATGCATGGCGTGGAAAGGCCGAAGGTATATTTTATCGGCAGGGTTATTTATCCCTGAAGAAGGAACATGTGGTTCGTATCCGTGCCGTAGGAGAAAAAGCATACCTGACCGTCAAAAGCACATCCAAAGGGGCATCCCGTGTGGAATTTGAATACCCCATCCCCTTAGAGGATGCCGAATATATGCTGAATCATCTCTGTGAAAAACCTTTGATCGAAAAAAAGCGGTACACCTTTGAATCGGGCGGCATGACCTGGGAGGTGGATGAATTTTTTCATGAGAATGCCGGCTTGATTCTGGCGGAAGTGGAATTATCTTCAGAGGATCAATCTATAGAACTTCCTTCGTGGATCGGTAAGGAAGTCACCGGGGACAGCCGCTTTTATAATTCCAACTTAATTCGAAAGCCATATAGCAAATGGACTAATTATAGTCGTTAGTCGTCAGTCGACAGTCGTTAGTCGTCAGTCGCCAGTCGGCAGTCGACAGTGACGAGGGGATTGGGGGATTGAATAGATTGGTATCTTTTTTCTTAAATGAACGGGGATATAAGAGAGATGGAATATATGATTTCGTTTAGGTAGCGCCCCCCACCCCGGGGGTAAGATACATTGAATGAGTGGAGAGTGGAGAGTGGAGAGTGGAGAGTCGTAGGGGCAGGACGTGTCCTGCCTCTGAGTTGGAGTGTTGAGTTTTGAGTGTATGTTTTTAGAAAATTGCAGATTTTGAAATTTAGATTTTCTGACTTTTATTCATTGGATGATATTGCAATCAATTGCTCCAAAGGCTATAAGTGAATCAAGACATATGATTTCGCTTAGGTGACGCCCCCCACCCCGAGGGTAAGATACACCGAAATGCGACATAAGGCAAGATAATATTGTTATTCGTATATATGATTAGCCGAATTTGTCAACCTATTGTAGGCCGGGATCAATTCTCATGGTTATGTCTATTTCTATGCTGTTAAGCGCCTTCAGTGTACCACGATTCAAATATATCAGTGCGTCCGATATTCAAGGGAATTGAGAAAAAAGTATCGCTGATTAAAAACGATTCATCTTTCACGACACCTAACTCATCATTCATCATTCAATTCATCATTCAATTCATCATTCAATTCATCATTCATCATTCTTCATTCTTCATTCTTCATATCCCCCAAACCGCTCCGCCATCCACCAAAATATCGGTGCCAGTGATATAGGAGGCCGCATCGGAGCAAAGAAAGGCGCCGACACGTCCTAATTCCGCCGGATCGGCAAAGCGTTTCAAGGCTGTTCGTTCTATCCATTCTTTTCGTAATTCAGGATTGTCTGAGAGGGCTTTCAGGCGGTCTGTTTCAACAAATCCAGGGAGAAGATTATTGATGGCAATTTTATAGGGACCCAATTCACGGCAGAGTGTTTTGGTCATGGACGTCAGTCCGCTTCGGATCACATTGCTGATCACCAGATCCGGAATGGGTTGTTTGGCACTCATGCTGGTCACCACCAGTATCCGTCCCCCATTTTTATTTTGTTTCATCTTTTCCGCTGCCCAGCGGATGCCGCGAATTGCAGAAAATAGTGTAGAATCCAACCCTTCTTGCCAGGCATGATCATCCACCTGTTCAAACGTCCCTTTTGCCGGACCTCCACAATTGACTACAAGGATATCCAATCCTTTTAATTGTTTAAATACCCAGTCCAGAGCAGATGTATAATCAGTGGATACATCCACCTGAAAACCCATGGTATCCCCTTTTTTCATGAGCTTCCTCTCTGCCGCATGAATATGTTGCAAATCCCGGCTTCCGATGGCTACATAAGCCCCTTCTTCCACCAATGCCTCTGCAATGGCATAACCGATCCCTTTTGTCCCTGCCAGAACAATTGCTTTCTTGTTTTCAAGATGAAGATCCATGGATACTCCCGCATTTTTTTAACTTGTTTATTATTATGATTTCTGCTGATTTATTGTAGACTTTTTTTCATCCATTTCAAACACATTTCCATCCTCTTGGTTATCCGGCTGAGAGATGTTAAATTTCCCCGGCAGTTTTGAAACCGGACAGCTTAAAGAGTAAGGATATTCCATGCAGAATGTATTGATTAACCATCCATTTGGGATACTTGCAGTTTTGCTTGTGGTTCCCGCCATTATTTTTTCTGTTCAGGATCATACACGCTGGGGACGTAAACTGTTTAATGTGGTTCCTCCGCTTGTCTTTGCCTATTTTCTTCCCACTTTTTTATCATCTGTCGGAGTCATTCCCACCACGGCTCCCATTTACGGCTCCATTAAAACCTTTGTTCTTCCAGCCAGTCTTTTACTATTAACGCTGGCAGTAGATATCAAGGGGATTCTTAGGCTTGGACCCAAAGCTTTGATCATGTTTCTGTCGGGTACCCTGGGAATTGTCATTGGCGGCCCCATCAGTCTGTGGATTTTCAAGGATCAGTTACCCCCCGAAATCTGGAAAGGAATGGCAGCCCTGGCCGGGAGTTGGATCGGTGGAGGTGCCAATTTCATTGCCATCGGCCAATCTGTGAAAGCCACATCTACCATGCTGGCCATGATGGTGGTGGTGGATGTGCTGGTCGCCAACATCTGGACAGGAATCCTTTTATATCTGGCAGGAGAAAGCGACAAAATTGACCGCTGGCTTGGAGCAGATAATACCGCCATCACTGAATTGAAAAACAAAATTGTCAATTTTCAAAAATCCGTTGCCCGGACTCCCACAACTACTGATTATATGATTATGCTGGCATTATCCTTCGGATGTGCCTGGGCAGCCTACAAGGTGGGAAATATCCTGCCGGAGATTGGAAACATTATCTCCCATTCCACCTGGAAAGTTATCATCATTACAACCTTAGGGGTGACTTTCTCTTTTACGGCCATCAAACGTTTTGAAGGTGTGGGGGCTTCCAAACTGGGAACTGTGATGCTTTATCTGCTGATTGGAGTAATAGGAGCCAATGCGGATCTTCGGGAAGTTGTAAAATATCCTTATCTCTTTGCAATGGGTCTTACCTGGATTTTATTTCATGTTGTTATACTGCTGGGTGCCATGAGACTCACCCGTTCACCTCTCTTTTTCATGGCTGTGGGATCCCAGGCAAATGTTGGAGGTGCGGCCAGCGCACCCATTGTGGCTTCCGCCTTTCACCCGGCCCTGGCATCCGTGGGTGTGATGCTGGGAATCGCAGGATATGTCCTCGGAACCTATGCTGCACTGATATGTGCCAGTCTGCTCCAATGGGTCTATTAACGCTCATTATTATAACATTCCTGTTTTTGGCATTGCTGTTTGGTTTGATGCTATTAAACCCTTTTATTCGTCAAAAAGGAGATCATGCCAAAAAGGAACAATCCTTTGGAACCCTGTGGCGGCGTTCCAAAAAATAGAAATAGA
This window of the Candidatus Neomarinimicrobiota bacterium genome carries:
- the trkA gene encoding Trk system potassium transporter TrkA; protein product: MEEADLVIAVTTSDETNLVIASLAALYGAKQRIARVRDMALTHALHELGLSKFHINELINPENIASRSIVRAVESPGAIEVADFAHGEIYFRAFNISENSTLCDLKLDELDHDNFPWPFLITAIKRGRSVIIPKGNTQIKADDRIYCLLLPSSAAEFLTFINPDVKKVRKVIIYGATYIGQHVAKTISKSVKKVILLEEDSRKAQIVAGLLNDVLVISGSPSDATILQEAGIETADVFIALSDDEHSNLISAVLAKKLGAQTTIITTKHPDFIAIMDNLAIDVVINPRYLAADQITRWVRGEGITAMTKLMEIDAEILELIPEENSPITQAPLKDLTLPKETLVGAVYRNHEAILASGKLQINPGELVIVFCRRFNERKLRKMFKATK
- a CDS encoding TrkH family potassium uptake protein; the protein is MNLKLVLNIISRILIFFSVVLLVPLAWGLRDDPGSSEVCAFIYTILISLTLSLILRLVSRSSMEHIDTLQTKDGLSVVGLSWIILSLLGALPFYFSHAMPTFTDAYFETVSGFTTTGASILTDIERLSRGLLFWRSMTHWLGGMGLIVLYLAILPFLGSNAYQLYKAEAPGLTAEKIQPRMKETAKVLWGVYFIFTIAETVLLMVGGMTLFDALCHTFGTLATGGFSTRNASIGAFSPYIQWIVIVFMFLSGINFMLHYSALKGNIKAYFRNEEFRYFVGIIIVTSLLFTIILSRNSPLESPFRHAVFQVVSIMTTTGFVTTDFDLWPYALRYILILLMFIGASGGSTGGGMKVVRIVSSIKIVISYIHRAIYPNAVIPVRFNKKPLSSNLIAAIVVYFIIYILLFTFGTLLITFTERCDLVTAFSASIASLSNIGPGLGKVGATQNYQWMSISGKWILSFLMLAGRLELYSILILFIPATWKK
- a CDS encoding CYTH domain-containing protein → MSVEIERKFLVKGNAWRGKAEGIFYRQGYLSLKKEHVVRIRAVGEKAYLTVKSTSKGASRVEFEYPIPLEDAEYMLNHLCEKPLIEKKRYTFESGGMTWEVDEFFHENAGLILAEVELSSEDQSIELPSWIGKEVTGDSRFYNSNLIRKPYSKWTNYSR
- a CDS encoding SDR family oxidoreductase, which translates into the protein MDLHLENKKAIVLAGTKGIGYAIAEALVEEGAYVAIGSRDLQHIHAAERKLMKKGDTMGFQVDVSTDYTSALDWVFKQLKGLDILVVNCGGPAKGTFEQVDDHAWQEGLDSTLFSAIRGIRWAAEKMKQNKNGGRILVVTSMSAKQPIPDLVISNVIRSGLTSMTKTLCRELGPYKIAINNLLPGFVETDRLKALSDNPELRKEWIERTALKRFADPAELGRVGAFLCSDAASYITGTDILVDGGAVWGI
- a CDS encoding DUF819 family protein, with the protein product MQNVLINHPFGILAVLLVVPAIIFSVQDHTRWGRKLFNVVPPLVFAYFLPTFLSSVGVIPTTAPIYGSIKTFVLPASLLLLTLAVDIKGILRLGPKALIMFLSGTLGIVIGGPISLWIFKDQLPPEIWKGMAALAGSWIGGGANFIAIGQSVKATSTMLAMMVVVDVLVANIWTGILLYLAGESDKIDRWLGADNTAITELKNKIVNFQKSVARTPTTTDYMIMLALSFGCAWAAYKVGNILPEIGNIISHSTWKVIIITTLGVTFSFTAIKRFEGVGASKLGTVMLYLLIGVIGANADLREVVKYPYLFAMGLTWILFHVVILLGAMRLTRSPLFFMAVGSQANVGGAASAPIVASAFHPALASVGVMLGIAGYVLGTYAALICASLLQWVY